A region of Rattus rattus isolate New Zealand chromosome 7, Rrattus_CSIRO_v1, whole genome shotgun sequence DNA encodes the following proteins:
- the Cmpk2 gene encoding UMP-CMP kinase 2, mitochondrial, which translates to MALISCPRAPLWLGRLSRRLCARHRACTGTMARPRRFTVELPDCSLTHFVLGDAAGHRDARLTELLGPPGRSYALCVPLVPGEGCGPRVQAARVYQRLQLQLRQGPLQRCELSKLLGYGPSDQASEAQHGFLLRDPSDHPDTRQDLLQLLGSCQEAARLHLAEFQADSQGLLWQRLWELQGDRQVQVDCACVLPAPEPHLHPLLPDLLNSAVFQDRDAARAVLEECTSFIPEAREVLDLVDQCPREIQKGKFQVIAIEGLDATGKTTLTQSVSESLQAVLLQSPPPCISQWRKLFDDEPTIIRRAFYSLGNYLVASEIAKQSAKFPVIVDRYWHSTATYAIATEVSGGLQYLPPAHHPVYQWPKDLLKPDLVLLLTVNSEERVRRLQGRGQEKTKEEAELEVNSVFRQKVEATYQRMENPSCRLVDASPSRETVLQTVLQLIQRAGH; encoded by the exons ATGGCCCTAATAAGCTGCCCTCGAGCCCCACTGTGGCTTGGGCGACTGTCGCGGAGGCTGTGCGCGCGACACCGGGCCTGCACGGGGACCATGGCTCGGCCGCGGCGCTTCACTGTAGAGCTGCCCGATTGCTCCCTGACTCACTTCGTCCTGGGGGACGCGGCAGGCCACCGGGATGCTCGCCTTACGGAGCTGCTCGGGCCCCCAGGGCGCAGCTACGCGCTGTGTGTGCCATTGGTTCCAGGCGAAGGCTGTGGGCCCCGGGTACAGGCGGCCCGGGTGTACCAGcgcctgcagctgcagctgcgCCAGGGTCCTTTGCAGAGGTGCGAGCTGAGCAAACTGCTGGGATATGGTCCAAGCGATCAGGCCAGCGAAGCCCAGCATGGCTTCCTGCTGCGCGACCCTAGCGACCACCCGGACACCCGGCAAGACTTGCTGCAGCTTCTGGGCTCATGCCAGGAGGCGGCACGGCTGCACTTGGCGGAGTTCCAGGCCGATTCCCAGGGTTTGCTGTGGCAGCGTCTGTGGGAGttgcagggagacagacaggtgcAGGTGGACTGCGCATGCGTCCTGCCGGCACCGGAGCCCCATCTGCACCCACTGCTGCCTGATCTGCTCAACTCTGCGGTGTTTCAAGACCGGGACGCTGCACGGGCTGTCTTGGAGGAG tGCACATCTTTTATTCCAGAAGCCCGAGAAGTGCTTGACCTAGTTGACCAGTGCCCAAGGGAGATCCAGAAAGGGAAGTTCCAGGTCATTGCCATTGAAGGACTGGATGCCACTG GTAAGACCACACTGACGCAGTCCGTGTCAGAGTCTCTCCAAGCTGTCCTCTTACAGTCTCCACCCCCCTGCATCAGCCAGTGGAGGAAGCTCTTTGATGATGAGCCTACTATCATTCGGAGAGCATTTTACTCTTTGGGCAATTATCTCGTGGCTTCTGAAATAGCTAAACAGTCAGCCAAGTTTCCTGTTATTGTAGACAG GTACTGGCATAGCACAGCCACCTATGCCATAGCCACTGAGGTGAGTGGAGGCCTACAGTACCTACCCCCTGCCCACCACCCTGTGTACCAGTGGCCAAAAGACCTGCTGAAGCCTGACCTAGTCCTGCTGCTTACTGTGAATTCTGAGGAGAGAGTGCGGAGACTGCAGGGTCGGGGCCAGGAGAAGACTAAAGAAGAGGCTGAACTTGAGGTCAACAGTGTGTTTCGTCAGAA GGTGGAAGCCACGTACCAGCGTATGGAGAACCCAAGCTGCCGTCTGGTCGATGCCAGCCCGTCCAGAGAGACAGTGCTGCAGACAGTTTTGCAGCTGATCCAGAGGGCTGGTCATTAA